TTAGGACTGCCAAAACAGCGGATCCTTGTAAGCCTTTCTAGCCAAGAACCCTGTGGACAGAAGACCTAAAAATATTAAGCAATAAGGCGTTGTCTGTTTTGGGTGAACAATACTCATGGCCAACCCATACTTAGACATTTGACCTCACATTCCAGAGCTTTTTGTACTTGCTCCGTAAGTTATGATTTGTTGGGTAGTAAGCCTTGGTTTTCttagttgaaatattgaataATGATAAAATATGCAAGGATTTCTGTCTACTTTTGCATTTGTCAAAAGAAACCGCACCCTTGACGGCAACAAACAACTAGTCACTTCTCCTGAGGGACAATAGTGTTCGAAACAGGTCTCCGATAAGGGAAGAAATTTAAGGCATCTTATCACTATATGccaaaaatttatgttttgcgTTGGTcgtattgttttaatttctaaAGGAGCATTGTGATTGATAAATGAAGGCGCTGTTCAATTCGGTTACACTCCAAGACTGTTGAAACGACACAAGGAATAATCGACAAGTTTGACACGACGTTGGGAAGTCGCCATGCACAAGCCCATTGCAATCGTGGGAATTGGTAAGTTAATAACGCGTTTCGGAAGGATAAACGATACAACATTTCCGGTAAATGAGATTCATTTGTATACAACAACAGtgatcgccccccccccccaaaaaaaaaaaaccattgtgaATAACATTGTGATGATTTATCTGTTCAAATTTATATGCATGTTCATCATTGCAGATATGAAATTTCCTATAATCGTGACCTATAGTTTCTGAGCAGATAAAGTTGTCCTCCTGTTCTTAATAATTGCAATGCAATATTTTATCTTTTAACTTGTACTTTGAATCCACTTTCACCCATGGGCACCTGTTTCAGTTCTAATGTATTGATATAAATATACCAGAAATATTAATGACAATTCCTCGATCGTTTTCTTTAGGTTGTCGCATGCCAGGTGGTGTCAGATCAACTGATGATTTCTGGCAGGTCATTCGAGATGGCAAAGACACAATCACCGATGTCCCTGCGGAAAGATGGTCCAATGAACACTTCTACCACCCGGATAAATCAATACAAGGTAGGATCGTATCTAAGAGGGGAGGATTCATTGACGATGTGGATGTGTTTGATAATACTTTCTTTAGGATATCACCCAAGGAGGCTTCATCTATGGACCCCCAACAGCGCCACCTCTTGGAGGTGGTACACGAAGCTTTTGAAGATGCTGGGATTCTTACAGCTGAGGTTGGTGAAGACACTGGGGTCTATGTAGGTATCGGGTTGTCAGATTACCGCTTTCAGTCAACGGAGAGGTCTCTGATTGATGCATATACCCTGACAGGCAGTTCACATAGTGTGGCAGCAAATAGGATATCCTACGTCTTTGATTTGAAGGGACCGAGTTGTGCTGTTGATACGGCTTGTGCATCATCCATCACAGCTATGCATTTTGCTTGTTGTGGGCTCACACAAGACGAGTGTAAAGTCGCTGTGGTTGCTGGATGCAACAACATCCTCATGCCAGAGATGAGCATTGGATTCAGCGCATTAGGTGTGATGTCATCGGATGGGAGATGCTGCCCTTTCTCAAGCTCTGCTAAGGGGTACGTAAGAAGCGAAGGGTGTGGTGCCCTCATCCTCAAGACTCTCTCAAGTGCGCTCAAAGATGGCGATCATGTCTACGCTGTTATCAGAAGTACTGCTATCGCAGCTAATGGTTCATTCAGAAGTCTTACAATGCCTTCAGGTGAAGCTCAAGAGAACGTCATCAGAAAGGCATATTCTCGCTGTGAGATATCCATGACGGATGTACAATATGTTGAGGCTCATGGTACTGGCACACCTGTTGGGGATCCGATCGAAGCTGAAGCAATTGGGAAAGCCTTTGCTCCTTCTCGCCAGTCAGCACTCAAAATAGGTTCGGTTAAGGGGAACTTTGGTCACAACGAGTACGCCGCTGGGGTTACTGCGAGTATCAAAGTGGCTTTGATGTTACATAGAAGAGAACTTTGTGCGAATATCAACTACATCGATCCAAATCCAGCGATTGATATGAagaaatggaaacttgaagtcCAAACAAAATCCGAACCCCTAACCACCGAAAGAAAGGCCGTCTTTGGTTTGAATAGCTTCGGTTTTGGAGGCGCAGTTGCTCACGCCATTTTTGAAGAATCCCCAAGAATAGTTACTTCTATCTCAATGAATGACTTAAACGCAAGCTGGAAGTTTAGCTCAGATGACCAGGGAGAAAATATCATAATCCCGCTTTCAGCTCACACAACGAAGGCTCTTGTTTCCGTCGTGGATGACTGGAAGATGTTTAAGTGCGACAAAGATGCACAGGTTGTTGTTTCTTGGCTTGCCTCTCGTCGTGTACATCATGACTGTAGACTTGCTGTCATTGCTAGCTCTGGGAAAGAGTTCACAGAAAAGCTGATTAAGTTTTCAGAAGAAGACTGTGACGATGAAATGCTTATGACAGGAACTGCTCGTTCAAAACAACCGAAAGTGTGTATGGTGTTTCCAGGTCAGGGTCAGCAGTGGAAAGACATGGGTCGCAAGTTGTACGCTACAGAAGACGTTTTCAAAAGCACCGTTAACTCATGTGACGTCATATTTCAGAAGCTCAGTGGTTGGTCACTTCTCCATAGGACGTTGCTCTTTGTCGATCTTGATCTGTACGCAAACGATGACGCACCGAATGTAGACATCAACGACACGCTGATATCCCAacccgccattttgtttttccagatTGCGTTATATCACTTATGGTGTCACTGGGGCGTTACTCCTGCAGTCGTTGTTGGTCATAGCCTTGGAGAGGTTGCTGCTGCGTACGCATGTGGCGGTCTTTCACTTGAAGAAGCTGTTCAAGTTATTTACCACCGAAGCAACGAGCAGACCAAGTTGAAAGGAAACGGGAGTATGGTCGCCGTCAGATTGTCGTTGTTAGCCGCAAAGGAGCTTTGCTCAAGCCAGGACAATCTCCACGTTGCTGCTGTTAATTCACCAACGGCAATAACCATCGCTGGGTCGACTGGAAGCATTGAGAATATATCAGACTTTACCAATCATGGAGTAAGTGTTGTAAAGCGGCTGCGAGTGGAGAGTGCGTACCATACACCAAACATGGACACTATCAGGGAGCCCTTTAAAGCCGCTATGGCAGGAGTTATCAAGAGTGAATCTCGTCACCAGGATATCAAGTTGTACTCTACCGTCACTGGACAACTGTACACGGGTAATTTTGACACCGAGTACTGGTGGGACAACATTAGAAACCCAGTTGACTTCCAGACAGCTGTAGAGGAAATCTTGCAGGATGAGCAACCGGATGTTTTTCTTGAGTGTGGGGCATCTGTAACTCTGCTTTCTCCCATAAAGCAGATAGCAAAGAAGATGGAAAAAGAATCTTCCGTCGTCACAATACCGAGTGGAATGAGAAAACAAGATGCCCGAGTCTCGGTCCTTCGTGCTCTTGGTGTTCTCTACACGGTCGGCCTCGATGTCAACTGGCGAAATATTACCAAGGATTGCGCCGAGTGGGTTTCCATGCCGACTTACCCCTGGCAACACCAACCATTTTGGGTCGAATCTAACACAAGACGGAACCAGAGGCTAGGACGAGACGATCGCACTTTTCATAGCCAGGGAGGCAGAATTTCAGTTGATGTTTTCCCCTTCCTTGCAGATCATGTTCTTGAAGGAAATATTGTGTTTCCAGGAGCTGGTTACGTTGAGTACGTAATCGAGACAAGCATACCGTTGACGAAAAACCCATGTATTAAACTCATCACCTTTAAGAAGATGCTTCTTTTGTCGATAGGCGTGACGGGAAATACTTCAAACACAAACCAGCTCCACCTTGCTTGTGATAAAGACGGTCCAAAGATCAACATCACTGCTGAGAACACGGTGTACAGCTCGGCATTGCTGGACGAGTCGATAGTCAACTCCACATGCAAACCGATCTCGCTTGACGCCATTTTGTCCAGATGCAGGAACAAAATCTCCTCCGATGTCTTTTATGAAGATCTATCGACTGTTGGTCTTCAGTACGGACCAACCTTCCAAGTGGTTGAGGAGGCTTTTCTAGGAGACGGTGAGATTGTTGGTTTCCTTCGCCCAACACCAGCTAACAAACAGCGTCTTCAAATCACCCATCTTGATGGCTGCTTCCAGCTGCTCCTCACTGCCACCAGATCCCATTTGAGTCTGTTCGCCCCCGTTGCTATTGAGTGTATTCGTATGCATGTAGCATCTGTACCTTCAGGAGAATATCTTGTAGCTCATGCAACAATCACAGACTACGAGATGCAGATGCTGAAAGGAGATATTGTTCTCGCCACGAGGGACGGTAAGGTGTTGGTAGATCTAAAAGGATGCCAGTGTGCAGCCATAGGCATAAAGAGGGCAAAATGCCACCCGGATCAGTGGCTGTATACGACAAAATACCAAGGTATCAACTCAGGTCTTCCAAGTACACAGGTTGTGGCAGAAATCTTCAGCGAGGAAAAGTTACTGAAATCTACCCTTGAAGATGTAGATGTAGTTATGAGAGCCGGCTCTGCCTTTCCAGTTCTTAAGACAATCTTGTCTTCTTACGTCTTGGATGCACTTAACACCGTCCCTCAGCACGAACGAGATCTATCAAGACAACGATATCTGGGCCGTCTTGAAAAGATTGCTCAAGATGAGAGCATTCCTACAATACCTCCTGAAGATATCATCGCCACGGCTCTAAATCTCAAGGCAGGAAACCCTGATCTTAGAACAGAAATAAGATTGGttgaaaaatttggaaaaagcCTTCCAGAAACACTTCGAGGACAGTCATCTGCAAAATTGAGTGAATATGGATTTTTAGACTACATCTCAGAATCTAAAATTATGCAGTTGTTCTGCAAGGCTGGCTCAGAGGCTATAGTAAACGCCATTTTGGAAGCCTCCAAACGTCAGCATGTAGTACGTGTGCTGGAAATAGGAAGTAGAAATGGTGTATTTACAAAGGATGTTGCTGGACATCTTCAAGATCTGGGACAGCAGGGTCGGCTGGAATACACATGTTTGGAGAGCGACTTGTCTGTTTCTTCACATCCTCGTCTGAATCTTGAGATGTTTCCTTTTCTCAAGTTCAAACAGTTTGACATTGAAAAAGATCCTGAAGCATTTGGACTTGTGCATGATTCTACTGATTTCATCATCTGTGTAGATGTCCTCCAAAAGGTTGTTGACTTGGAGAGAAAGATAAGCAAACTCAGAAACCTCTTATGCCAAGATGGTTGGCTTCTTATTGTTGGGATAACGGGCATGCACTGTGTCGCAGAGGTGATGCTGGGAACTCAAGTTGGAAATACGAGTCAAGACACCTGCTGGCTTTCACACAGTGATTTGGTAATCATGATGAGAAATCAGGGGTTCCAAGACGTCAGAGCAGTCTCAATTCCAAAGGAGTTTTGGTGCAGCATCATTGTTGGTCGCAAGACACAAAGtgttgaacaaaaacataaaattctCCAAACCCTATCTCCAGTCTCAAAACCCAAATGGATTTTGATCTCAGAGAATGAAATAACTGGTCTTAAAGAAAACCTTCTCAGTAATAATCTTGACGCAATGACATACACTCCTTTCAAGTTCCATGAAGTGATACCCGACAACGATACACCCAAGACGGCAGATAAGAAAGTCGTGTACGTGTGGGACAAGAGTGATGTAAATGCAAACATGCTGGTTCGATTCCTTCAAGATGTCCTATCTACAGAAGTTGGGGTTTATACAAGAGTTTTCATCATTTTAAGAGGGAGTGGAGTCGAAGTTGCGGCAGCAGGAGGAGTTATCAGCACAGTTAGCAATAAGAGCAGGACACCAATCGTCTCAATCCACTTGGAAGACACTACAGAAGAATCCACAGATGCACTCTTGGGATTATTGACAACATCTTCTGAGACTCCAGACAGAGAACTCTTGATTACATCTGGAAAAGTTTGCGCACCGAGAGTGTTGAGACTTGGTGTTCAAGAAATTCGAGCCGAACCCTCTGATTATTGGCAGCTAGTTTCAAGCCGTGATCCGACCAAAAAGCCATCTCTTAATGACCTCGTTTTCACCCGTACTCCTGAAGTGGTACCTCATGACAATGATGTGGTAGTGAGTGTTCGAGCAGCATCCATCAACTTTAAAGACATTATGCTTGCTCTTGGTATGCTGGATGGACTACAAGATGACGATGAGGGGGTACACTTAGGCTTAGAGTGTAGCGGTGTCGTCGTTAAA
This sequence is a window from Asterias rubens chromosome 19, eAstRub1.3, whole genome shotgun sequence. Protein-coding genes within it:
- the LOC117302958 gene encoding highly reducing polyketide synthase easB-like, whose protein sequence is MHKPIAIVGIGCRMPGGVRSTDDFWQVIRDGKDTITDVPAERWSNEHFYHPDKSIQGRIVSKRGGFIDDVDVFDNTFFRISPKEASSMDPQQRHLLEVVHEAFEDAGILTAEVGEDTGVYVGIGLSDYRFQSTERSLIDAYTLTGSSHSVAANRISYVFDLKGPSCAVDTACASSITAMHFACCGLTQDECKVAVVAGCNNILMPEMSIGFSALGVMSSDGRCCPFSSSAKGYVRSEGCGALILKTLSSALKDGDHVYAVIRSTAIAANGSFRSLTMPSGEAQENVIRKAYSRCEISMTDVQYVEAHGTGTPVGDPIEAEAIGKAFAPSRQSALKIGSVKGNFGHNEYAAGVTASIKVALMLHRRELCANINYIDPNPAIDMKKWKLEVQTKSEPLTTERKAVFGLNSFGFGGAVAHAIFEESPRIVTSISMNDLNASWKFSSDDQGENIIIPLSAHTTKALVSVVDDWKMFKCDKDAQVVVSWLASRRVHHDCRLAVIASSGKEFTEKLIKFSEEDCDDEMLMTGTARSKQPKVCMVFPGQGQQWKDMGRKLYATEDVFKSTVNSCDVIFQKLSGWSLLHRTLLFVDLDLYANDDAPNVDINDTLISQPAILFFQIALYHLWCHWGVTPAVVVGHSLGEVAAAYACGGLSLEEAVQVIYHRSNEQTKLKGNGSMVAVRLSLLAAKELCSSQDNLHVAAVNSPTAITIAGSTGSIENISDFTNHGVSVVKRLRVESAYHTPNMDTIREPFKAAMAGVIKSESRHQDIKLYSTVTGQLYTGNFDTEYWWDNIRNPVDFQTAVEEILQDEQPDVFLECGASVTLLSPIKQIAKKMEKESSVVTIPSGMRKQDARVSVLRALGVLYTVGLDVNWRNITKDCAEWVSMPTYPWQHQPFWVESNTRRNQRLGRDDRTFHSQGGRISVDVFPFLADHVLEGNIVFPGAGYVEYVIETSIPLTKNPCIKLITFKKMLLLSIGVTGNTSNTNQLHLACDKDGPKINITAENTVYSSALLDESIVNSTCKPISLDAILSRCRNKISSDVFYEDLSTVGLQYGPTFQVVEEAFLGDGEIVGFLRPTPANKQRLQITHLDGCFQLLLTATRSHLSLFAPVAIECIRMHVASVPSGEYLVAHATITDYEMQMLKGDIVLATRDGKVLVDLKGCQCAAIGIKRAKCHPDQWLYTTKYQGINSGLPSTQVVAEIFSEEKLLKSTLEDVDVVMRAGSAFPVLKTILSSYVLDALNTVPQHERDLSRQRYLGRLEKIAQDESIPTIPPEDIIATALNLKAGNPDLRTEIRLVEKFGKSLPETLRGQSSAKLSEYGFLDYISESKIMQLFCKAGSEAIVNAILEASKRQHVVRVLEIGSRNGVFTKDVAGHLQDLGQQGRLEYTCLESDLSVSSHPRLNLEMFPFLKFKQFDIEKDPEAFGLVHDSTDFIICVDVLQKVVDLERKISKLRNLLCQDGWLLIVGITGMHCVAEVMLGTQVGNTSQDTCWLSHSDLVIMMRNQGFQDVRAVSIPKEFWCSIIVGRKTQSVEQKHKILQTLSPVSKPKWILISENEITGLKENLLSNNLDAMTYTPFKFHEVIPDNDTPKTADKKVVYVWDKSDVNANMLVRFLQDVLSTEVGVYTRVFIILRGSGVEVAAAGGVISTVSNKSRTPIVSIHLEDTTEESTDALLGLLTTSSETPDRELLITSGKVCAPRVLRLGVQEIRAEPSDYWQLVSSRDPTKKPSLNDLVFTRTPEVVPHDNDVVVSVRAASINFKDIMLALGMLDGLQDDDEGVHLGLECSGVVVKTGARVTTLHVDDEVIGFGQHCFASHTTAHAELLVSKPKELSWTDCAGISVTFSTAYYSLVERANLQSGETVLIHSACGGVGLAAIQVARMIGCKIICSAGTEEKRQFLVEEMRVEMVTDSRSGKFYDDVMAWTEKRGVDVVLNSLHGELLVKGIELLAPGGRFCEIGKRDILENSHLQMNLWLENKSLLSCQIDRLMKLKPQKARDLLQKVVSLFEKGILRPTITTVCSIENYQVAFPTVAKGNQIGKIVFEIPSGFKPSAVEPSPVLFNESATYIITGGHGGLGLVLARWLCDKGARHIALVSRSGCESASAKRTVSHLRKNNTKVYNFAIDISEEVKVKKMFDDLRSEFQAPACYGIFHLAGVIADESLQSLNPDLMERFMGAKARGAHHLHTRSLQEPIDVFFMMSSSAALWSNSAQPGYVAANRYLDALAEERRAMGLPALSLQMGSVTGAGYLERNSATLRALEKKGQLHLNIDEILRCLTHLMQRKWLPPVVCLTNQDWDLNLKFCYPNSLKFRHLTIGDRAMSRQTTKMTTSSEDKERQIRRKMGEILSMNPQDINLKKPMVNYGVDSMMAVEMVSWASNELGLAITQMEVFSGITAEGVLERAT